From the Narcine bancroftii isolate sNarBan1 unplaced genomic scaffold, sNarBan1.hap1 Scaffold_149, whole genome shotgun sequence genome, one window contains:
- the LOC138750437 gene encoding uncharacterized protein isoform X2, whose product MEPGFRLAVALRWYATPYEYRSISPIFGIGISTVCMVVQEVTAALTKFLGKRLMSLPIGTRLRETNDSLVQRGYPMCAGAIDGSHIPIISPSLHAAAYYNRKGWHSMVLQAVVDHRFW is encoded by the coding sequence ATGGAGCCGGGATTTCGATTAGCTGTGGCTCTGCGCTGGTATGCCACCCCTTAtgagtatcgatccatcagtcccatctttggaataggcatcagcaccgtgtgcatggtggtgcaggaggtgacGGCCGCCTTGACGAAGTTCCTCGGTAAACGTCTCATGTCCCTGCCCATTGGAACACGTCTCCGTGAGACCAATGACAGCTTGGTgcaaaggggatacccaatgtgtgctggtgccattgatggatcACATATTCCCATTATTTCCCCCAGCTTGcatgctgcagcctactacaatcgcaaaggcTGGCATTCAATGGTTCTGCAAGCGGTGGTcgaccacagattctggtga
- the LOC138750437 gene encoding uncharacterized protein isoform X1, translating to MEGGRLVPSLMCQGVQDDVVIDKYGDGSSADKRGGGACNACHVLYTLMPHTDTDTHTHPATHTHSHIHTPTHTPNPHPSPTPHTPIPHKLTPLTTTHTPLTHTTHNPHPHPSYTHPHTCPTTHTPPHHLSTHPTHSHPPPTHPHTQTPPHCPLHIFSQTHIYTHFPHTPIPHTHTTLTHHTHTHPHTPHSPHTHSPQTHIPHKHTPHITHTHCHTHTTQHTPLHNTHPPISHTLSHPTHTLRHPHTAPTLIFTNTHLHTFPTHTPLAPITHTHTPHTNTLYTHHPPHTPLPTHPPSTNTHPSQTHTTHNPHPHPSYTHPSTPSLHPFHTLSPPTHTSTHSDTPTLPPTLILTNTHLHTLPTHIHPSHTPH from the coding sequence atggagggagggaggttggtgccatcgctgatgtgtCAAGGGGTGCAAGATGACGTCGTCATTGACAAGTATGGGGATGGAAGTAGCGCTGACAAGCGGGGTGGGGGCGCATGCAATGCTTGCCATGTCCTATATACGTTGAtgccccacacagacactgacacacacactcaccctgccacacacacccactcacacatacacacccccacacacaccccaaacccacacccctcacccactccccatacacccatcccccacaaactcacacccctcacaaccacacacacacccctcacacacaccacacataacccacacccacacccctcatacacacaccctcacacatgccccacaacacacacccctccacatcatctctccacccatcccacacactctcaccccccacccacacatccacacactcagacacccccacactgccccctacatatattctcacaaacacacatctacacacacttcccacacacacccatccctcacacacacaccacattaacacaccatacacacacccacccccacacaccccactccccacacacccactccccacaaacacacatccctcacaaacacacaccacacataacccacacacactgccacacacataccacacaacacacacccctccacaacacccacccacccatctcacacacactctcacaccccacccacacactcagacacccccacacagccCCTACACTTATCTTCACAAACACTCATCTACACAcatttcccacacacacccctctcgcacccatcactcacacacacacaccccacactaacacactatacacacaccaccccccacacaccccactccctacacatccaccctccacaaacacacatccctcacaaacacacaccacacataacccacacccacacccctcatacacacacccctccacaccatctctccacccatttcacacactctcaccccccacccacacatccacacactcagacacccccacactgccccctacacttattctcacaaacacacatctacacacacttcccacacacatccatccctcacacacaccacattaa